Proteins from a single region of Noviherbaspirillum saxi:
- a CDS encoding BMP family ABC transporter substrate-binding protein: MGDSKRRKILQLALLTTCPSLMAKALGKDGETNLSANDAAPSRIVDPVKAAFVYVGPVGDGGWTYSHDQARKSLQAQLGERVVTSYVENVPAGRDAEKAFRDLAIKGNRVIFGTSFGYMDAMLKVAKDHPNVKFHHVGGNQTTANLSVYEARTYEGAYLAGILAGKVTKTGKLGFVGSVPIPEVFRNINAFTLGAQSVRPEVTTQVIWVNKWIDFAKEREAALELIRHGADVLLQNTDSSAVLQAAEEKGVKAFGWDSDMKHYGSKAHVGSAIIDWTPYYMKVVVSLMQNAWKQGTIWLGVRHHVTRIASPNPELAYDLILLLGEKTHEMRAGRLHPFQGPVINRDGGTVIASGVVPDDAALRRMDYFVKGVQGSMK, from the coding sequence ATGGGTGATAGCAAAAGGCGGAAAATACTCCAGCTGGCACTGTTGACTACCTGCCCGTCATTGATGGCCAAGGCGTTAGGCAAAGACGGTGAAACGAACTTATCTGCAAACGACGCCGCTCCATCGCGTATCGTTGACCCGGTCAAGGCCGCATTCGTTTATGTTGGACCGGTAGGCGATGGCGGTTGGACTTACTCGCATGATCAGGCACGCAAGTCTCTTCAGGCTCAATTGGGAGAAAGAGTTGTCACCAGCTATGTAGAGAACGTGCCAGCCGGACGTGATGCGGAAAAGGCTTTCCGCGATCTGGCTATAAAAGGCAATCGCGTGATTTTTGGTACCTCGTTCGGCTATATGGACGCCATGTTAAAAGTAGCCAAAGATCATCCGAACGTCAAATTTCATCATGTCGGCGGCAACCAGACTACGGCCAACCTGTCGGTGTACGAAGCGCGTACCTACGAAGGTGCTTATCTTGCCGGCATCCTTGCCGGAAAGGTCACTAAGACAGGAAAGCTGGGCTTCGTCGGGTCGGTGCCGATACCCGAGGTTTTCCGAAACATCAACGCCTTCACTCTGGGAGCACAATCTGTCCGGCCCGAAGTTACAACCCAGGTCATATGGGTAAATAAATGGATAGACTTTGCCAAAGAGCGCGAAGCGGCATTAGAGCTTATTCGTCACGGCGCCGATGTGCTATTGCAGAACACCGACTCCTCCGCCGTGCTGCAGGCTGCCGAGGAAAAGGGAGTAAAAGCATTTGGCTGGGACTCCGACATGAAGCACTACGGATCAAAGGCTCACGTTGGATCAGCGATCATCGATTGGACGCCTTACTATATGAAGGTGGTGGTCAGCTTGATGCAAAACGCATGGAAGCAGGGAACCATCTGGCTCGGCGTGCGGCACCATGTCACGCGCATAGCATCACCGAATCCTGAACTGGCTTACGACCTGATTCTGCTGCTTGGTGAGAAGACGCACGAAATGAGAGCGGGAAGACTACATCCCTTTCAAGGTCCGGTTATTAACCGGGATGGCGGCACGGTGATTGCATCAGGCGTGGTTCCAGATGATGCTGCGCTACGACGGATGGATTATTTTGTTAAAGGTGTACAGGGCTCGATGAAGTGA
- a CDS encoding diguanylate cyclase domain-containing protein has protein sequence MISENKYNILIVDDLSENLRLLTNILSAHGYTVHAAKSGASALQYLQANLADLVLLDVVMPGMDGYQVCELLKSDERTRDIPVIFLSSADHVFNKTQAFSKGGVDYMLKPFHEEELLARINVHLSLRAVQKQLVEQNIQLQKEIVERKQAQEKILYLATHDALTGLPNRALLQERIKRDLALARRYQREVAILFIDLDRFKQINDSLGHHVGDELLKAAAERMKRCVRETDSLGRLGGDEFVICLPEIISAEVASLVAKKFSKRWRNHSISRITHCISAEVSV, from the coding sequence GTGATAAGTGAGAACAAATACAACATCCTGATCGTCGACGACCTGTCGGAGAATCTGCGCCTGCTGACCAATATCCTTAGTGCGCATGGTTATACCGTGCATGCGGCCAAAAGCGGCGCGTCCGCGTTGCAATACCTGCAAGCCAATCTCGCTGACCTTGTCCTGCTTGATGTGGTCATGCCGGGCATGGATGGATATCAGGTTTGCGAACTGTTGAAATCCGATGAGCGCACGCGCGATATACCGGTTATCTTTCTCAGTTCGGCCGATCATGTTTTCAACAAGACCCAGGCATTCAGCAAGGGGGGTGTCGACTACATGCTGAAACCGTTTCATGAAGAAGAGTTGCTGGCGCGGATCAATGTACATCTAAGCTTGCGCGCCGTCCAAAAGCAGCTGGTAGAACAAAATATCCAATTGCAGAAAGAGATCGTCGAGCGCAAACAGGCGCAGGAAAAGATTCTCTACTTGGCAACGCATGATGCGCTGACCGGCCTGCCCAATCGGGCCTTGCTGCAGGAGCGGATAAAACGCGATCTTGCACTTGCACGACGCTACCAGCGTGAAGTGGCGATACTCTTCATCGATCTGGATCGATTCAAGCAAATCAATGACTCGCTCGGGCATCATGTCGGCGATGAACTGCTTAAAGCGGCTGCAGAACGCATGAAACGCTGTGTGCGTGAGACGGACAGCCTCGGCCGCCTGGGTGGCGATGAGTTCGTGATCTGTCTACCGGAAATCATCAGTGCAGAAGTCGCGTCTTTAGTGGCGAAAAAATTCTCAAAGCGCTGGCGGAACCATTCCATATCGAGAATCACGCATTGCATATCAGCGGAAGTATCGGTCTGA
- a CDS encoding diguanylate cyclase domain-containing protein, with protein sequence MHISGSIGLSLYPTDGEDEHTLMRNADAAMYHAKEKGRSNCQFFSADADTI encoded by the coding sequence TTGCATATCAGCGGAAGTATCGGTCTGAGCCTGTATCCGACCGACGGCGAGGATGAACACACGCTGATGCGCAATGCGGATGCCGCGATGTACCATGCCAAGGAAAAAGGCCGCAGCAACTGCCAGTTCTTTTCGGCGGATGCAGATACGATTTGA
- a CDS encoding ABC transporter ATP-binding protein, translated as MLELNNVSSAYGRVPMLRNVTLDVKQGEVVCLLGPNGAGKTTLFRVITDLVRPTEGEVKLLGRKAGEVGTERIAALGVGLVPEGRRLFPQLTVLENLRLGFDAVTGGKNRHAFEQRLHDTTALFPRVRERLLQPAGTLSGGEQAMVALVRAMIGQPQMIIMDEPSLGLSPKLIDEYFEVTHEISRQGTTVLLIEQNAEKGLGIADRGYLMVKGRVVAAGKADELLDSKVIEDAYF; from the coding sequence ATGCTTGAACTGAACAATGTGAGCAGCGCTTATGGCCGCGTGCCGATGCTGCGCAATGTGACGCTGGATGTGAAACAGGGCGAAGTGGTGTGCCTGCTGGGACCGAACGGCGCCGGCAAAACCACGCTGTTCCGGGTGATCACCGATCTGGTCCGCCCGACCGAAGGCGAGGTCAAGCTGCTCGGACGCAAAGCCGGCGAGGTCGGCACCGAGCGAATCGCCGCGCTGGGCGTGGGACTGGTGCCGGAAGGCCGGCGTCTGTTCCCCCAACTGACCGTCCTGGAAAACCTGCGCCTAGGTTTCGACGCCGTCACCGGCGGAAAAAACAGGCATGCCTTCGAGCAGCGGCTGCACGATACGACGGCGCTGTTCCCGCGCGTACGCGAGCGCCTGTTACAACCGGCCGGTACGCTGTCCGGCGGCGAGCAGGCCATGGTGGCGCTGGTGCGCGCCATGATCGGCCAGCCGCAGATGATCATCATGGACGAGCCTTCGCTGGGACTGTCGCCGAAGCTGATTGATGAATACTTCGAAGTCACGCATGAAATCAGCCGGCAGGGAACGACCGTTTTGCTGATCGAGCAGAATGCGGAAAAAGGCCTGGGCATCGCCGATCGTGGATATCTGATGGTCAAAGGCCGCGTCGTTGCCGCCGGCAAGGCGGATGAACTGCTCGATAGCAAGGTGATCGAGGACGCTTATTTCTAA
- a CDS encoding ABC transporter ATP-binding protein codes for MSPVILRCEGATIRFGGLTALNDVSFELRQGHILGIIGPNGAGKSTLFNLLTGIYKPVAGKLEFMGHNLVGVTPHQIVRLGISRTFQSSRLFGDLSVLDNVLIGMHTQTTTGVMRAIFMPWRARRELTAAAERAGQLLRMVSEELYENRFSLASGLAQADRRRLEIARALAASPKLLLLDEPSAGMDDKETDALITDIRRIQQIQPTLSLIIIEHDMRLVADLPDSIMVFDFGQKIMEGSFNEIRKVERVQQAYLGKAAHA; via the coding sequence ATGAGTCCGGTCATTTTACGTTGCGAGGGAGCCACCATCCGTTTCGGCGGCCTGACGGCACTCAACGATGTGAGTTTCGAGCTGCGGCAAGGGCATATCCTTGGCATCATCGGGCCCAATGGCGCGGGCAAGTCGACGCTGTTCAACCTGCTGACCGGGATTTACAAGCCAGTCGCCGGCAAGCTGGAATTCATGGGACACAACCTGGTCGGCGTGACGCCGCATCAGATCGTCCGCCTCGGTATTAGCCGCACATTTCAATCCAGTCGCTTGTTCGGTGACTTGAGCGTGCTCGATAACGTCCTCATCGGCATGCATACGCAAACCACGACCGGCGTCATGCGCGCGATCTTCATGCCGTGGCGCGCGCGACGCGAACTAACGGCGGCGGCGGAACGCGCGGGTCAATTGTTGCGCATGGTATCCGAGGAATTGTATGAAAACAGGTTCAGCCTGGCTTCCGGGCTGGCCCAGGCAGACCGTCGCCGGCTGGAAATCGCGCGAGCACTGGCGGCATCGCCCAAGCTGCTATTGCTGGATGAACCATCGGCCGGTATGGACGACAAGGAAACCGATGCACTGATCACGGATATCCGCCGCATACAGCAGATTCAGCCGACACTGTCGCTGATCATTATCGAACACGATATGCGGCTGGTTGCCGATCTTCCGGACTCGATCATGGTGTTTGATTTCGGCCAGAAAATTATGGAAGGAAGCTTCAATGAGATTCGTAAAGTCGAACGAGTCCAGCAGGCCTATCTGGGGAAAGCCGCACATGCTTGA
- a CDS encoding branched-chain amino acid ABC transporter permease — MTMANQSARLGPGRATALVVALETGLAIWLYLFLMLESWPLLLALLVLGVGALLYMQRHQAAERAIIDSFAQCKVLSMVWMSVLVLVFPFLLQGNTYVLHLLVISQLYAVLALALNFQLGSANIPNFATGASYGIGAYTSALLALHWGISFWWCLLASAMVATLFGFLLGIPCMRTRNSYLALVTIAFGIVLQQLINNFSWTGGPNGLVGIPAPTLFDHSFADPIVVFGHSLPSQVNFYLLAFALIVVSVIVARLLHNSRVGLAWNALRTDELAASAQGINVTWYKMLAFAVDAFMAAFAGTIYASYVTYISPDNFTFLVSVTIMTMVIVGGMDNVLGVILGAFLLTVLPEKFRIFSDYRLLIYAAVVILMLIVRPQGLIPKQLRRYKG, encoded by the coding sequence ATGACGATGGCGAATCAATCTGCACGCCTAGGCCCGGGCCGGGCGACAGCTCTGGTGGTGGCGCTTGAAACTGGTCTGGCCATCTGGCTTTATCTGTTCCTGATGCTGGAGTCGTGGCCGCTGCTGCTGGCCTTGCTGGTGCTCGGCGTCGGCGCGCTGCTGTATATGCAGCGTCATCAGGCTGCGGAGCGCGCGATCATCGACAGTTTCGCGCAATGCAAAGTGCTGTCGATGGTATGGATGAGCGTACTGGTGTTGGTGTTTCCATTCCTTTTGCAAGGCAATACCTATGTGCTGCACTTGCTGGTCATTTCGCAACTGTATGCAGTGCTCGCACTGGCCCTGAATTTTCAGCTCGGCAGCGCCAACATTCCCAATTTCGCGACCGGTGCGTCGTACGGCATCGGCGCCTATACCTCGGCCTTGCTGGCACTTCATTGGGGCATCAGCTTCTGGTGGTGCCTGCTTGCTTCCGCGATGGTCGCCACGCTGTTCGGATTCCTGTTGGGGATTCCGTGCATGCGCACCCGCAATTCGTATCTGGCGCTGGTGACGATCGCGTTCGGCATCGTGTTGCAACAGCTGATCAACAATTTTTCATGGACGGGGGGGCCGAACGGATTGGTCGGGATTCCGGCGCCGACGCTGTTCGATCATTCGTTTGCCGATCCCATCGTGGTCTTCGGTCACAGCTTGCCGAGCCAGGTGAATTTTTATCTGCTCGCCTTCGCCTTGATCGTGGTGTCAGTCATCGTCGCCAGGCTGCTGCACAACTCGCGCGTCGGACTGGCATGGAATGCATTGCGGACCGATGAGCTGGCGGCCAGCGCGCAAGGGATCAACGTCACCTGGTACAAGATGCTGGCGTTTGCGGTCGATGCCTTCATGGCGGCATTCGCCGGCACCATTTACGCGTCTTACGTTACGTATATTTCGCCCGACAACTTCACGTTCCTGGTATCGGTGACCATCATGACGATGGTCATTGTCGGCGGCATGGACAATGTGCTGGGCGTGATACTCGGCGCCTTTTTACTCACCGTGCTGCCGGAGAAATTCCGCATCTTTTCGGACTATCGCTTGTTGATCTATGCCGCCGTGGTGATCCTGATGCTGATCGTGCGCCCTCAGGGCCTGATTCCGAAACAACTACGTCGTTACAAGGGATGA
- a CDS encoding branched-chain amino acid ABC transporter permease: MAAEVIQQLLNWLVLGSIYALLAIGFSLLFGVINVIHFSHGDVSLIGPFVALAIVPALGSAFGPGGSVSALLMSMLAAIFIIGILGVVIERIVIRPLRDAPAMMPLVATVALGIFLREAIRRFYPQGSNPQAFSMPFSAPAFSLGEVAVSWFSVIVLATTATLLAGLFFFLKKTPMGVRIRAVSQDREAARLMGVRSNRVFQSSFFIASASGAIAGLFYAGNVGATRFDFGILAGLMGFSAAVVGGLGSIFGAVVGGLLIAGAEVLAQALVPDGAAYRQVFAFMMVIVFLLFRPEGLLGKVVVEKV; the protein is encoded by the coding sequence ATGGCAGCGGAAGTGATTCAACAACTGTTGAACTGGCTGGTGCTCGGCAGTATTTACGCCTTGCTGGCGATCGGTTTCAGCTTGCTGTTCGGAGTGATCAATGTGATTCATTTCTCGCACGGCGATGTCTCTCTGATCGGGCCGTTCGTCGCCCTGGCGATCGTTCCCGCGCTCGGATCGGCGTTCGGCCCAGGCGGATCCGTAAGCGCGCTGCTGATGTCGATGCTGGCGGCGATTTTCATCATCGGCATCCTCGGCGTCGTGATCGAGCGTATCGTGATCCGGCCCTTGCGCGACGCGCCGGCGATGATGCCGCTGGTGGCAACCGTCGCGTTGGGGATCTTTCTGCGTGAAGCGATTCGCCGTTTTTATCCCCAGGGCAGCAATCCACAGGCATTTTCGATGCCCTTCTCCGCCCCGGCATTTTCGTTGGGTGAGGTCGCGGTCAGCTGGTTCAGCGTGATCGTGCTGGCGACCACCGCGACCTTGCTGGCGGGCCTGTTCTTCTTCCTGAAAAAGACGCCGATGGGCGTGCGCATCCGCGCTGTATCGCAGGACAGGGAAGCGGCGCGTCTGATGGGCGTGCGCTCCAACCGGGTGTTTCAATCGAGCTTCTTCATCGCTTCCGCGAGTGGGGCCATTGCCGGGCTGTTTTATGCCGGTAACGTCGGCGCCACCCGCTTCGACTTCGGCATCCTGGCGGGACTGATGGGATTTTCGGCAGCGGTGGTTGGCGGCCTTGGCAGCATTTTCGGCGCGGTGGTCGGCGGCTTGCTGATCGCCGGCGCCGAAGTGCTGGCCCAAGCACTGGTACCGGACGGCGCCGCCTACCGCCAGGTGTTCGCGTTCATGATGGTGATCGTATTCCTGCTGTTCCGGCCGGAAGGCTTGCTCGGCAAAGTCGTTGTGGAGAAGGTATGA
- a CDS encoding LysR family transcriptional regulator, which translates to MVNYTLRQLKYFLTTVECGSVAEASRRLYIAQPSVSSAIKSLEDNFGIQLFIRHHAQGVTLTPAGMRFHHKAQELLRVLREFEQNALADNDVVSGQIDIGCFKTLGPVYLPRLIADFSRAYPGVKLNIKDGDQSDMKNCLQSGQLDLAILYNQEIDESVFDNSVLLDELRPYVILSADHPLAGRDSVSLHELSTEPMILLDLLPSKTYFLSIFRDYNLAPHIAFRSPSLELVRGLVGRGLGFSVMVTRPEIDVTYDGNHIVCMKIKESVDSVSLTAIWLKSNQLTRPAQLFVDLCRKTLNRHGMENTDKIINIGF; encoded by the coding sequence ATGGTCAATTACACCCTCAGGCAGTTGAAGTATTTTCTGACCACTGTTGAATGCGGCAGCGTCGCGGAGGCGTCGCGCCGCCTGTATATTGCGCAGCCCTCGGTGTCGTCGGCGATCAAGAGCCTGGAAGACAATTTCGGCATCCAGCTTTTCATTCGCCACCACGCGCAGGGAGTGACCCTGACGCCCGCCGGCATGCGCTTTCATCACAAGGCGCAGGAGCTTCTGCGCGTGCTGCGCGAGTTCGAACAAAACGCGCTCGCCGACAACGACGTGGTGTCGGGACAGATCGATATCGGCTGCTTCAAAACGCTCGGCCCGGTCTATCTGCCACGGCTGATCGCCGATTTCTCACGCGCCTATCCGGGGGTCAAGCTCAATATCAAGGACGGTGACCAGTCTGACATGAAGAACTGCCTGCAATCCGGGCAACTCGATCTGGCGATTCTCTATAACCAGGAGATAGACGAGAGCGTGTTCGACAATTCGGTACTGCTCGATGAATTGCGTCCCTACGTGATCTTGTCGGCGGACCATCCGCTGGCCGGACGGGACAGCGTGTCCTTGCATGAACTCAGCACCGAGCCGATGATCCTGCTCGACCTCTTGCCGAGCAAGACTTACTTTCTCAGCATTTTCCGCGACTACAACCTCGCGCCGCACATCGCATTCCGTTCGCCTTCGCTGGAACTGGTGCGCGGCCTGGTCGGGCGCGGGCTCGGCTTTTCCGTGATGGTCACGCGGCCGGAAATCGATGTCACCTACGATGGCAACCACATCGTATGCATGAAGATCAAGGAGTCGGTCGACAGCGTCAGCCTCACCGCCATCTGGCTAAAGAGCAACCAGCTCACGCGGCCTGCGCAATTGTTCGTTGATTTGTGCCGCAAGACGCTGAACCGGCACGGGATGGAGAACACCGACAAGATTATCAATATTGGATTTTGA
- a CDS encoding HutD family protein, protein MPIHAQHYNAAAYRVVPWKNGLGSTRELTDTGSGIGFAWRISVPEIVQAGPFSRFDGVDRLLILLEGTGLGLRCGQRDEMVLKKPFDTLYFPGDEATESRLCNGPVRVFNIMAARDKARFSASVLHLEAAPALHHPAPRSTTLVHCLRGSCRLAYDAAQHELGVQETLRLDTVSGGERIVLSSASSATIIKIDIVNG, encoded by the coding sequence ATGCCCATTCACGCGCAACACTATAACGCTGCCGCTTATCGTGTCGTGCCGTGGAAGAATGGCCTTGGCTCGACCCGCGAGCTGACCGACACCGGGTCCGGCATCGGGTTCGCCTGGCGCATCAGCGTGCCGGAGATTGTGCAGGCGGGGCCATTTTCCCGCTTTGATGGCGTGGACCGGTTGCTGATCCTGCTGGAAGGCACGGGCTTGGGATTGCGTTGCGGCCAGCGTGACGAGATGGTGCTGAAGAAGCCCTTCGATACGTTGTATTTCCCTGGCGACGAAGCGACCGAAAGCCGTTTGTGCAACGGCCCGGTGCGCGTATTCAACATCATGGCGGCACGCGACAAGGCGCGCTTTTCAGCCTCGGTACTGCACTTGGAAGCGGCACCGGCACTGCATCACCCCGCTCCCCGCAGTACGACGCTGGTCCACTGCCTGCGAGGGAGCTGCCGGCTTGCCTATGACGCTGCGCAGCACGAGCTCGGGGTGCAGGAAACCCTGCGCCTCGACACGGTGTCCGGCGGCGAACGCATCGTCCTGTCGTCAGCGAGCTCTGCGACCATCATCAAGATCGACATCGTAAACGGGTAG